The nucleotide window TCTTATACAATATCATCGAAACATTTTTTTTACATATTAAATGGCAGGGTTTCTAGCGTACTTGCTTGCCATAAAATTCATGGAATTGACAAGGAAACATCCTTTTCCATACATAcaaaatattaacaaaacatctttTACATATAATATGTGATGGACCGGAAATACTGAACTCCCCGCATTTATTCAAATTGACACTTGAGAAGTATTTCTTAGTGCTTGGCCTTCAAATAGATGATAATTATAGGATACTTGGCCTTCGCTTTCTTGAGGTGCTTTGAAATCATGCTGGCATAAACCATAAACAGATCATCAAGAATGGCCTCTCCGAAGTGTTTCTTAATCAGCGGTTCCGCCACCGCCCTTATGCACCTGGAAACATAAAAACCACTACTGCTGCAGCCCAACACGACATCATCGTTTGTGTCGTCGTCTTGTGGATCCCAGCTTGATTCAAACACACTCATGTGTTCCACATTGAAGAGATTGTTCTCCTCAACCACAGCCTTCACTTCGTCCATAGATGGAGCATAAAATGGAAGGTTGAAAGAGACCAGCTTCTCCTTCTCCACAAGGCCCTGCCACACGTTGCAGAAAAATAGTACTTTTTTTCAAAGTTTGTATGAATTCATATGCATGTTTTAAGATGCTAAATATAAATAGTTTTCCTCCCAAGATATCTCGTAGATGGATACCCGTAGTCACAATAACTTTAGACCATGCAGACTTGGACACACTTCTATTTCTCCTCAGCGATGTGTGCTATGCGTGGCTCCAACAATTCATTTGGGCATCACCCTTTACATTGTTTCCAACCGTATAGGTTCCAGCGCTCCATGGAAGGACCCTCTGCCGCCTTTATCCATTAGCTGTCATGCCTAAATATAATGTTATTGAGATTGGCCGCTGCCACTGCTAGCTAGGCATTAGAGCATCACGTCCTCTGCCTCCACTACGTGTCCAAGTTTCACAGACGTCACCAATTTGTGCTCTTAACCCGCATGTGGCCTTCAGCTACCATACCATCGTTATAGCTACCATGCCTATTGTTATCATTGGGCCAGAGACTGTAGAAGGTGGCATatataattttattttcttccagTTATTGTAAACTCTAGAAGTTCacatgaattttttgaaattttattAGATAATGATGTTTTAATATTTGGATAGTTCGACCCAAAATCTTTGAAAACCATTTGATCTTTTACTATTCTGAAAGTTTATGAGAAATTTCTAGAGTAGTTTCTTGTAATTTATGAAAGTTGTGTCTCGTAGAGGCTCATAAGAAATCTTGGAAATTTGCCGCACTATTTTGGAAGTTAGAATTTGTTGAAAGCTCTAATTTCTGAAAGTCGAGCTTATGATTTCAAGCTACCTATGATGGAATCATAAAAATTTAAAGAATATTCGTCGA belongs to Triticum aestivum cultivar Chinese Spring unplaced genomic scaffold, IWGSC CS RefSeq v2.1 scaffold216298, whole genome shotgun sequence and includes:
- the LOC123176992 gene encoding inactive anthranilate O-methyltransferase 1, whose product is LSLVATIHYGSYQFSYRGFVTLGEKKVPDELSRGAYLNEESIYIGKSTPPAVIKLYQEEYQKDLSLFLTLRFNELVRGGHMVLTFLGRKSKDMLLHGEASSMWDLLAQALLSLVLKGLVEKEKLVSFNLPFYAPSMDEVKAVVEENNLFNVEHMSVFESSWDPQDDDTNDDVVLGCSSSGFYVSRCIRAVAEPLIKKHFGEAILDDLFMVYASMISKHLKKAKAKYPIIIIYLKAKH